The Synchiropus splendidus isolate RoL2022-P1 chromosome 1, RoL_Sspl_1.0, whole genome shotgun sequence genome includes a window with the following:
- the LOC128752275 gene encoding gastrula zinc finger protein XlCGF17.1-like isoform X2: MMETETAEADGDNFGGTEPDDCLDAPLLPDHLPLSSDSDTDDSADWGETSDSRSHSNSVENPRVHVKEETDDADHESLTCSGCGKKCLSEIELTRHRKSCHGPLTCSLHVNGCGTQKEPWNHVGIHSAKTSFTCSQCGKCFSQKRYLKRHMKIHTGERAFVCSHCSRCFRFKNGLIDHMRQHTGEKPFICSQCGKCFSLKGNLTVHKRIHSGEKPFVCSHCGKCFTNKSDVKKHMRIHTGEKPFNCGQCGKCFSDSSNLRDHMKIHSGEKSFVCSQCGKCFTQGGGLMRHLRSHTGEKPFICSQCGRGFSRKSHLNSHMRIHSREKMFSCTKCGKCFSQNVMLRRHMRIHSG, translated from the coding sequence AAGCAGATGGAGATAACTTTGGTGGAACAGAACCAGATGACTGCCTGGATGCACCACTCCTCCCTGACCACTTGCCACtgtcttctgactctgacactgatgacagcgCAGACTGGGGAGAAACCAGTGACAGTCGGTCACATTCCAACTCTGTTGAGAATCCCAGAGTTCATGTGAAAGAGGAGACAGATGATGCTGATCACGAGTCACTGACCTGCTCTGGATGTGGGAAGAAATGCCTGTCAGAGATTGAACTGACTAGACACAGGAAATCCTGCCATGGACCTTTAACTTGTTCCCTTCATGTGAATGGTTGTGGGACGCAAAAAGAACCGTGGAACCATGTGGGAATTCACAGTGCAAAAACAAGTTTCacctgctcccagtgtggaaagtgtttttctcaaAAACGTTACCTGAAAAGGCATATGAaaattcacacaggagaaagagcttttgtttgctCTCATTGtagcagatgttttagattcaaaAATGGCCTAATTGACCATATGAGGCAGCACACTggggaaaaacctttcatctgttcccagtgtggaaaatgtttttctctgaAGGGCAACTTGACAGTTCACAAGAGAATTCACagtggagaaaagcctttcgtctgctcccactgtggaaaatgttttacgAACAAAAGTGACGTGAAGAAGCACATGAGAatacacactggagaaaaaccttttaaCTGCGGTCAGTGTGGGAAATGCTTTTCCGATAGCAGCAACCTGAGGGATCACATGAAAATTCACAGTGGAGAAAAGTCCTTcgtctgctcccagtgtgggaaATGCTTTACTCAGGGAGGCGGCCTGATGCGGCACCTGAGAAGTCACACTGGTgagaaacctttcatctgctcccagtgtggaaggGGGTTTTCACGGAAAAGTCACTTGAAtagtcacatgagaattcattcGAGAGAAAAAATGTTCTCCTGcacaaaatgtggaaaatgtttttcacagaacgTTATGTTGAGGAGGCATATGAGAATTCACTCTGgataa
- the LOC128752275 gene encoding gastrula zinc finger protein XlCGF17.1-like isoform X1, translating to MMETETAGQGSSRDQTQISVGIFEEETKGRDIGGYVQSEADGDNFGGTEPDDCLDAPLLPDHLPLSSDSDTDDSADWGETSDSRSHSNSVENPRVHVKEETDDADHESLTCSGCGKKCLSEIELTRHRKSCHGPLTCSLHVNGCGTQKEPWNHVGIHSAKTSFTCSQCGKCFSQKRYLKRHMKIHTGERAFVCSHCSRCFRFKNGLIDHMRQHTGEKPFICSQCGKCFSLKGNLTVHKRIHSGEKPFVCSHCGKCFTNKSDVKKHMRIHTGEKPFNCGQCGKCFSDSSNLRDHMKIHSGEKSFVCSQCGKCFTQGGGLMRHLRSHTGEKPFICSQCGRGFSRKSHLNSHMRIHSREKMFSCTKCGKCFSQNVMLRRHMRIHSG from the exons GACAGGGAAGCAGCAGAGACCAGACACAGATTAGTGTTGGCATCTtcgaagaagaaacaaaagggAGGGACATCGGGGGATATGTACAGTCAG AAGCAGATGGAGATAACTTTGGTGGAACAGAACCAGATGACTGCCTGGATGCACCACTCCTCCCTGACCACTTGCCACtgtcttctgactctgacactgatgacagcgCAGACTGGGGAGAAACCAGTGACAGTCGGTCACATTCCAACTCTGTTGAGAATCCCAGAGTTCATGTGAAAGAGGAGACAGATGATGCTGATCACGAGTCACTGACCTGCTCTGGATGTGGGAAGAAATGCCTGTCAGAGATTGAACTGACTAGACACAGGAAATCCTGCCATGGACCTTTAACTTGTTCCCTTCATGTGAATGGTTGTGGGACGCAAAAAGAACCGTGGAACCATGTGGGAATTCACAGTGCAAAAACAAGTTTCacctgctcccagtgtggaaagtgtttttctcaaAAACGTTACCTGAAAAGGCATATGAaaattcacacaggagaaagagcttttgtttgctCTCATTGtagcagatgttttagattcaaaAATGGCCTAATTGACCATATGAGGCAGCACACTggggaaaaacctttcatctgttcccagtgtggaaaatgtttttctctgaAGGGCAACTTGACAGTTCACAAGAGAATTCACagtggagaaaagcctttcgtctgctcccactgtggaaaatgttttacgAACAAAAGTGACGTGAAGAAGCACATGAGAatacacactggagaaaaaccttttaaCTGCGGTCAGTGTGGGAAATGCTTTTCCGATAGCAGCAACCTGAGGGATCACATGAAAATTCACAGTGGAGAAAAGTCCTTcgtctgctcccagtgtgggaaATGCTTTACTCAGGGAGGCGGCCTGATGCGGCACCTGAGAAGTCACACTGGTgagaaacctttcatctgctcccagtgtggaaggGGGTTTTCACGGAAAAGTCACTTGAAtagtcacatgagaattcattcGAGAGAAAAAATGTTCTCCTGcacaaaatgtggaaaatgtttttcacagaacgTTATGTTGAGGAGGCATATGAGAATTCACTCTGgataa